One genomic segment of Syngnathus typhle isolate RoL2023-S1 ecotype Sweden linkage group LG8, RoL_Styp_1.0, whole genome shotgun sequence includes these proteins:
- the klc1b gene encoding kinesin light chain 1b isoform X6 has protein sequence MSTMLYAREEKLEKLSQEEIISNTKLVIQGLEALKNEHNSILHSLVETIKCLKKDEEANLVHEKSNLLRKSVEMIELGLGEAQVMMALSNHLNAVESEKQKLRAQVRRLCQENQWLRDELANTQQKLQKSEQSVAQLEEEKKHLEFMNQLKKYDEDVSPTQEEKDRETPKDSLDDLFPNDEEEHGQGMQHQHNSAAVAAAQQGGYEIPARLRTLHNLVIQYASQGRYEVAVPLCKQALEDLEKTSGHDHPDVATMLNILALVYRDQNKYKEAAHLLNDALSIREKTLGKDHPAVAATLNNLAVLYGKRGKYKEAEPLCKRALEIREKVLGKDHPDVAKQLNNLALLCQNQGKYEEVEYYYCRALEIYECRLGPDDPNVAKTKNNLASCFLKQGKYKEAEILYKEILTRAHEKEFGSVDAENKPIWMHAEEREEMSKGKHRDNTPYGEYGGWYKACKVNSPTVNTTLRNLGALYRRQGKLEAADTLEECAVRSRKQGIDPIHQTRMVEILKDADGDRRRSRESLASVKYESGSEAGEEA, from the exons ATGTCCACAATGTTGTATGCCCGGGAAGAGAAGCTCGAAAAGCTCTCTCAAGAGGAGATCATATCCAACACCAAACTGGTGATTCAGGGTTTGGAAGCCCTCAAGAATGAGCACAACTCCATTCTCCACAGTCTCGTGGAGACTATCAAGTGCCTGAAAAAGGACGAAGAGGCCAACCTGGTGCATGAGAAGTCCAACCTGCTGCGCAAGTCAGTGGAGATGATTGAGCTGGGACTTGGTGAAGCACAG GTGATGATGGCTCTGTCCAACCACCTGAATGCGGTGGAGTCAGAGAAGCAGAAGCTGCGCGCACAGGTGAGGAGGCTTTGCCAGGAGAACCAGTGGCTGCGGGATGAGCTAGCCAACACCCAACAGAAGCTGCAAAAGAGCGAGCAGAGCGTAGCTCAGCTCgaggaagaaaagaaacatCTGGAGTTCATGAACCAGCTCAAGAAATATGATGAAGACGTCTCCCCCACC CAGGAGGAAAAGGACAGAGAAACACCAAAGGACTCGCTGGATGATCTCTTCCCTAATGATGAAGAGGAGCATGGCCAAGGAA TGCAACATCAACACAACAGTGCAGCAGTGGCTGCGGCCCAGCAAGGCGGCTATGAGATCCCAGCTCGTTTGAGAACACTACACAACCTGGTGATCCAATACGCTTCTCAGGGCAGGTACGAGGTCGCTGTGCCCCTCTGCAAGCAAGCGTTGGAGGACCTGGAGAAAACCTCTGGACACGACCACCCCGATGTGGCTACTATGCTCAACATCTTGGCTTTAGTTTATAG ggatcaaaataaatacaaagagGCTGCACATCTTCTCAACGATGCTCTGTCTATCCGGGAGAAGACCCTGGGGAAAGACCATCCTGCT GTTGCTGCAACATTGAACAACCTAGCTGTACTCTATGGAAAGAGGGGGAAGTACAAGGAGGCCGAGCCTCTGTGCAAGAGGGCTCTGGAGATCAGAGAGAAA GTCTTGGGGAAGGACCATCCCGACGTGGCCAAACAGCTGAACAACTTGGCTCTGCTGTGTCAGAATCAAGGCAAGTACGAAGAGGTGGAATACTACTACTGCCGTGCCCTGGAGATCTACGAGTGTAGGCTGGGCCCGGATGATCCCAACGTGGCCAAAACCAAGAATAATCTG GCGTCCTGCTTCCTCAAACAGGGAAAATACAAGGAAGCTGAGATTCTCTACAAAGAGATTCTGACTCGAGCCCATGAGAAGGAGTTTGGATCGGTTGATG CTGAAAACAAACCTATCTGGATGCACGCCGAGGAAAGAGAGGAGATGAGCAAG GGCAAGCACAGGGACAACACGCCCTATGGAGAGTATGGAGGCTGGTACAAGGCCTGCAAAGTCAACAG CCCCACCGTGAACACGACGCTGAGGAACCTGGGGGCTCTGTACCGCCGTCAGGGCAAGCTTGAAGCTGCCGATACCTTGGAGGAGTGCGCCGTTAGATCCCGCAAGCAG GGTATTGACCCCATCCATCAGACACGCATGGTGGAGATCCTGAAGGACGCAGATGGTGACAGGCGAAGGAGCCGGGAGAGCCTGGCCAGTGTCAAGTACGAGAGCGGCTCCGAAGCTGGCGAGGAA
- the mrpl2 gene encoding 39S ribosomal protein L2, mitochondrial → MAMTCLSRALSSLFISPPGLLCSQVNLSALACVPVLLPASSAAPCRGFLTTASLEQNRTRWKQIEKYTVRPIGMKKTGGRDHTGKISVHGIGGGHKQRYRMIDFQRLRYEEDKGRDPFDEKVVQVRYDPCRSADIALVAGGSRKRWIIATENMQAGDIIKTSPVIARMAVSANEGDSYPLGALPVGTLVNNLEVQPGRGSQYIRAAGTSGVLLRKVNGTAIVQLPSKRQVQVLETCMVTVGRVSNVDHNKRIIGKAGRNRWLGIRPSSGLWQRKGGWAGRKIKPLPPMKSYVNLPSISAN, encoded by the exons ATGGCGATGACTTGTTTGAGTCGAGCCCTGAGTTCCCTCTTCATCTCCCCGCCTGGCTTGCTATGCTCTCAG GTCAACTTGAGTGCTTTGGCATGTGTGCCAGTCTTATTACCTGCATCCAGTGCAGCTCCATGCCGGGGATTCCTCACTACAGCCTCTCTGGAGCAGAACAGAACACGGTGGAAGCAGATCGAGAAGTACACAGTTCGACCGATAGGGATGAAAAAGACTGGAGGAAGAGATCACACCG GTAAAATCAGCGTACATGGCATCGGCGGAGGCCACAAACAAAGGTACCGCATGATTGACTTCCAACGTCTCCGATATGAGGAAGATAAAGGACGGGATCCCTTCGATGAGAAGGTTGTTCAAGTACGATATGACCCGTGCAG GTCAGCCGACATCGCCCTCGTGGCTGGAGGCAGCCGCAAAAGATGGATTATTGCGACAGAGAACATGCAAGCGGGAGACATCATTAAAACATCGCCCGTCATTGCACGCATGGCAG TGTCAGCAAATGAGGGCGATTCCTACCCACTGGGAGCACTTCCTGTCGGCACCCTGGTCAACAATCTGGAGGTACAACCTGGGAGAGGATCACAATATATTCGAGCTGCAG GCACAAGTGGTGTTCTGCTTCGTAAAGTCAACGGAACAGCCATCGTTCAGCTTCCGTCAAAACGTCAGGTTCAG GTACTGGAGACGTGCATGGTGACGGTGGGCCGCGTGTCCAACGTGGACCACAACAAAAGGATCATCGGCAAAGCGGGTCGCAACCGCTGGCTCGGTATCCGCCCGTCAAGCGGTCTGTGGCAGAGGAAGGGAGGCTGGGCCGGACGCAAGATTAAACCGTTGCCGCCAATGAAGAGTTATGTCAACCTACCCTCCATCTCAGCTAACTGA
- the zmp:0000000755 gene encoding phosphofurin acidic cluster sorting protein 1 isoform X3, translated as MSIIQDPRQTRLCSLTLKKLVVLKELDKELNSLSIAVKIQGSKRLLRSNEYVLPPSGLMETDLELTFSLQYPHFLKRDANRLQIMLQRRKRYKNRTILGYKTLAVGVINMAEVMQHPTDGGLILGLHSNVKEAPVRVAEISVYSLSSQPIDHEDGSGQAGRKTKTSDRSPDMDNYSEEDDDSYSSEQEASDDAAHGQDIYDEDDELRKPKKARRKMIRTTSMTRQPNFKQKFVALLKRFKVTDEVLDSDPVDQTQEVEEDLDLLYDSLEVYNQSDSGPEMEDNESVLSTPKPKLKPFFEGMSHSSSQTEIGSIHSQKSQPRELLYASGDFLTVDRCKAQGARYQEDSIIDTTIGEPETDDSGPGPGEVSSWDVNTERMTSTVGKLCKTESQNHMSPSKMENRLQRRPRSTSMKDRQNSKAQSDRTSSIDSECSPDSRLIPQVPRKSVYDQLNQILISDERLPESIILINTLEWQGQYVAELLHDQAQPIVSTCSAADVQAAFNTIVTRIQRFCNCNAQTPPTMKVAVAGDQSYLSTILRFFVEQLANKTPDWLSYIRFLVIPIGSHPLAKYVASFDSKFNSIFMDTAWRELFCRTERPASDNIDVAGRVVQYLAGANVSHQFPISEAMLTYKQKRKRSLYFDFYISPDEDSCQKFVPFIGVVKVGIVEQSLSTSVDSDDAMGGNTSILASPTPPSAGPYGKEIGGTPPQSPSVSTALSGAGSPCSGSEVMGLQVDYWTWQGPEKKKEGEKRDVGLKNTLKSNFRSLQVSRLPCAGDITPPPSMAMTVVTKEKNKKVIFLSKKPKEKELDSKSQVIDGISRLICTAKHQHTMLRVTIDGVEWNDVKFFQLAAQWPTHVKHFPVGIFGYTKPV; from the exons TACCCCCATTTTTTGAAGCGGGATGCCAACAGACTACAGATCATGCTGCAAAGGAGGAAACGCTACAAGAATCGAACCATCCTGGGCTACAAGACTTTGGCTGTGGGAGTTATCAATATGGCCGAG GTGATGCAACACCCTACAGACGGAGGCCTGATTCTTGGTCTCCATAGCAACGTGAAAGAAGCGCCAGTGCGTGTGGCGGAGATCAGTGTGTACTCTCTGTCCAGCCAGCCTATCGACCACGAGGACGGTAGTGGCCAGGCTGGGCGAAAGACTAAAACCTCAG ACCGTTCCCCAGACATGGACAACTATTCTGAAGAGGACGATGACAGTTATTCATCCGAGCAAGAAGCAAGCGATGATGCGGCTCATGGCCAG GATATTTATGATGAAGACGATGAGCTTCGCAAGCCCAAAAAAGCCCGGAGGAAAATGATACGGACCACTTCCATGACGAGG CAACCAAACTTCAAGCAAAAATTTGTGGCCTTGTTAAAGAGGTTCAAGGTAACCGATGAG GTCTTGGACTCTGACCCGGTCGACCAGACCCAGGAAGTAGAGGAAGATTTGGACTTACTCTACGACAGTCTGGAGGTGTACAACCAGAGTGACAGCGGGCCCGAGATGGAGGACAATGAGAGTGTCTTGAGCACACCCAAGCCTAAGCTTAA gccgTTTTTCGAGGGAATGTCTCACTCCAGCTCCCAGACAGAGATCGGAAGCATACACAGCCAAAAAAGTCAACCGAGAGAGCTGTTATATGCT AGTGGAGACTTTCTCACCGTGGACAGATGTAAAGCGCAAGGGGCCCGCTATCAAGAGGACAGCATCATAGACACAACCATTGGG GAGCCAGAGACCGATGACAGCGGGCCAGGGCCAGGGGAGGTGAGCAGCTGGGACGTCAACACTGAACGGATGACTAGCACTGTTGGCAAGCTTTGCAAGACCGAATCCCAAAACCACATGTCTCCAAG TAAAATGGAGAACAGACTACAGAGACGTCCACGCAGCACCTCCATGAAAGACAGACAGAATTCCAAGGCCCAAAGTGACCGCACCAGCAGTATAGATAGCGAGTGCTCCCCAGACTCAAGACTCATACCACAG GTCCCCAGGAAGTCTGTGTATGACCAATTGAACCAGATCCTTATCTCTGATGAACGCTTGCCAGAGAGCATCATTCTCATCAACACTCTGGAGTGGCAAGGACAG TATGTTGCAGAGTTGCTCCATGACCAAGCCCAGCCCATTGTGTCCACCTGCTCAGCTGCAGATGTCCaggctgccttcaacaccatcgtTACTCGAATCCAGAGATT TTGTAATTGCAATGCACAGACTCCGCCCACAATGAAAGTGGCAGTTGCAGGTGACCAAAGTTACCTGAGCACCATCCTGAGGTTCTTTGTGGAGCAGCTGGCCAACAAGACCCCTGACTGGCTCAGTTACATACGTTTCCTGGTCATCCCTATTG GCTCTCATCCCTTGGCCAAGTACGTGGCCTCGTTTGACAGCAAGTTCAACAGTATCTTTATGGACACAGCATGGAGGGAGCTGTTCTGCAGGACGGAACGGCCCGCTTCAG ATAACATTGACGTCGCAGGGCGGGTTGTTCAGTATCTGGCCGGTGCTAATGTGTCCCACCAGTTTCCCATCTCTGAAGCCATGCTCACCTACAAACAGAAGAG GAAAAGAAGTTTGTATTTTGATTTTTACATCAG CCCTGATGAGGACTCCTGTCAGAAATTTGTGCCATTTATTGGG GTTGTTAAAGTTGGAATTGTGGAGCAAAGCCTCTCAACCTCAG TGGATTCTGACGATGCAATGGGGGGCAACACAAGCATCCTGGcgtcccccacccccccttcggCCGGTCCGTATGGGAAGGAGATCGGGGGAACACCTCCACAGTCGCCCTCTGTGTCCACTGCCCTTTCCGGAGCTGG TTCTCCGTGTTCTGGCAGCGAAGTGATGGGCTTGCAGGTGGACTACTGGACGTGGCAAGGCcctgagaagaaaaaagaggGCGAGAAGCGCGACGTGGGACTAAAAAACACGCTGAAGAGTAACTTCCGCTCACTCCAAGTCAGTCGCTTGCCCTGCGCGGGGGATATTACCCCTCCACCCAGCATGGCAATGACTGTTGTCACCAAGGAGAAGAACAAGAAAG TTATTTTTCTCAGCAAGAAGCCGAAAGAGAAAGAGCTGGACTCCAAGAGCCAAGTGATCGACGGAATCAGCAGGTTGATCTGCACTGCCAAGCACCAGCACACCATGCTGAGAG TCACCATCGACGGAGTGGAGTGGAACGACGTGAAGTTTTTCCAACTTGCTGCCCAGTGGCCAACTCATGTTAAGCACTTCCCGGTGGGAATTTTTGGTTACACCAAACCCGTGTGA
- the klc1b gene encoding kinesin light chain 1b isoform X5 produces MSTMLYAREEKLEKLSQEEIISNTKLVIQGLEALKNEHNSILHSLVETIKCLKKDEEANLVHEKSNLLRKSVEMIELGLGEAQVMMALSNHLNAVESEKQKLRAQVRRLCQENQWLRDELANTQQKLQKSEQSVAQLEEEKKHLEFMNQLKKYDEDVSPTQEEKDRETPKDSLDDLFPNDEEEHGQGMQHQHNSAAVAAAQQGGYEIPARLRTLHNLVIQYASQGRYEVAVPLCKQALEDLEKTSGHDHPDVATMLNILALVYRDQNKYKEAAHLLNDALSIREKTLGKDHPAVAATLNNLAVLYGKRGKYKEAEPLCKRALEIREKVLGKDHPDVAKQLNNLALLCQNQGKYEEVEYYYCRALEIYECRLGPDDPNVAKTKNNLASCFLKQGKYKEAEILYKEILTRAHEKEFGSVDAENKPIWMHAEEREEMSKGKHRDNTPYGEYGGWYKACKVNSPTVNTTLRNLGALYRRQGKLEAADTLEECAVRSRKQGIDPIHQTRMVEILKDADGDRRRSRESLASVKYESGSEAGEEVSMGVEWNGA; encoded by the exons ATGTCCACAATGTTGTATGCCCGGGAAGAGAAGCTCGAAAAGCTCTCTCAAGAGGAGATCATATCCAACACCAAACTGGTGATTCAGGGTTTGGAAGCCCTCAAGAATGAGCACAACTCCATTCTCCACAGTCTCGTGGAGACTATCAAGTGCCTGAAAAAGGACGAAGAGGCCAACCTGGTGCATGAGAAGTCCAACCTGCTGCGCAAGTCAGTGGAGATGATTGAGCTGGGACTTGGTGAAGCACAG GTGATGATGGCTCTGTCCAACCACCTGAATGCGGTGGAGTCAGAGAAGCAGAAGCTGCGCGCACAGGTGAGGAGGCTTTGCCAGGAGAACCAGTGGCTGCGGGATGAGCTAGCCAACACCCAACAGAAGCTGCAAAAGAGCGAGCAGAGCGTAGCTCAGCTCgaggaagaaaagaaacatCTGGAGTTCATGAACCAGCTCAAGAAATATGATGAAGACGTCTCCCCCACC CAGGAGGAAAAGGACAGAGAAACACCAAAGGACTCGCTGGATGATCTCTTCCCTAATGATGAAGAGGAGCATGGCCAAGGAA TGCAACATCAACACAACAGTGCAGCAGTGGCTGCGGCCCAGCAAGGCGGCTATGAGATCCCAGCTCGTTTGAGAACACTACACAACCTGGTGATCCAATACGCTTCTCAGGGCAGGTACGAGGTCGCTGTGCCCCTCTGCAAGCAAGCGTTGGAGGACCTGGAGAAAACCTCTGGACACGACCACCCCGATGTGGCTACTATGCTCAACATCTTGGCTTTAGTTTATAG ggatcaaaataaatacaaagagGCTGCACATCTTCTCAACGATGCTCTGTCTATCCGGGAGAAGACCCTGGGGAAAGACCATCCTGCT GTTGCTGCAACATTGAACAACCTAGCTGTACTCTATGGAAAGAGGGGGAAGTACAAGGAGGCCGAGCCTCTGTGCAAGAGGGCTCTGGAGATCAGAGAGAAA GTCTTGGGGAAGGACCATCCCGACGTGGCCAAACAGCTGAACAACTTGGCTCTGCTGTGTCAGAATCAAGGCAAGTACGAAGAGGTGGAATACTACTACTGCCGTGCCCTGGAGATCTACGAGTGTAGGCTGGGCCCGGATGATCCCAACGTGGCCAAAACCAAGAATAATCTG GCGTCCTGCTTCCTCAAACAGGGAAAATACAAGGAAGCTGAGATTCTCTACAAAGAGATTCTGACTCGAGCCCATGAGAAGGAGTTTGGATCGGTTGATG CTGAAAACAAACCTATCTGGATGCACGCCGAGGAAAGAGAGGAGATGAGCAAG GGCAAGCACAGGGACAACACGCCCTATGGAGAGTATGGAGGCTGGTACAAGGCCTGCAAAGTCAACAG CCCCACCGTGAACACGACGCTGAGGAACCTGGGGGCTCTGTACCGCCGTCAGGGCAAGCTTGAAGCTGCCGATACCTTGGAGGAGTGCGCCGTTAGATCCCGCAAGCAG GGTATTGACCCCATCCATCAGACACGCATGGTGGAGATCCTGAAGGACGCAGATGGTGACAGGCGAAGGAGCCGGGAGAGCCTGGCCAGTGTCAAGTACGAGAGCGGCTCCGAAGCTGGCGAGGAAGTGAGTATGGGCGTGGAGTGGAACGGG